From Riemerella anatipestifer ATCC 11845 = DSM 15868, a single genomic window includes:
- a CDS encoding MlaD family protein, translated as MKFSKELKAGLIAILAIVGFVLLYQFMKGRNIFSMDNVYYVKYDNVQGLSASNAVSINGLKVGQVEEIKPVKAANGHIYFVVKITVDNKFGFAKKSTVEIFEPGLMSGKEVKINLIYDGEQAKNGDTLMGALQQSVFNSLSSEVKPVKDQLSHVLTNLDSTLASTNKIMDEQNRREIKQLLQSLNHTVESFRQTSLQTNQMLSNTDPKIQKMLDNANLATVSAKTTLDKYGNVAEKLDINKLNDAVAKLSLTSDKLNTLISGIQNGEGSLGKIAKDEQLYNNLNQTSKNLNGLIEDIKNNPKRYINISVFGK; from the coding sequence ATGAAGTTTTCTAAAGAATTAAAAGCGGGGCTTATTGCAATATTGGCTATTGTAGGGTTTGTACTTCTTTATCAATTTATGAAAGGGAGAAATATATTCTCTATGGACAATGTCTATTATGTAAAGTATGATAATGTGCAAGGGCTTTCGGCGTCTAATGCGGTTTCTATAAACGGGTTAAAAGTAGGGCAAGTAGAGGAAATAAAGCCGGTAAAAGCAGCCAATGGTCATATTTATTTTGTAGTAAAGATTACTGTAGATAATAAGTTTGGATTTGCTAAAAAATCTACGGTTGAGATATTTGAACCAGGATTGATGTCTGGCAAAGAAGTTAAAATTAATCTTATTTATGACGGCGAGCAAGCTAAAAATGGAGATACTTTAATGGGGGCACTCCAGCAATCAGTGTTTAATAGTCTTTCTTCTGAAGTTAAGCCTGTTAAAGACCAGTTATCTCATGTTTTAACTAACTTAGACTCTACTCTCGCAAGTACTAATAAAATAATGGACGAGCAAAACCGAAGAGAAATCAAGCAACTTTTACAAAGTCTTAATCATACGGTAGAGTCGTTCAGACAGACTTCTCTTCAGACTAACCAAATGCTTTCTAACACAGACCCTAAAATACAAAAGATGCTAGATAATGCTAACTTGGCAACCGTGAGTGCAAAGACAACATTAGACAAGTATGGTAATGTGGCAGAGAAGCTAGACATCAATAAACTAAATGATGCTGTTGCTAAACTAAGTTTGACGTCTGATAAATTAAATACACTAATCTCTGGAATTCAAAACGGAGAGGGCTCTTTAGGAAAGATAGCTAAAGATGAGCAGCTTTACAATAATCTTAATCAGACCTCAAAAAATCTTAATGGGTTAATAGAGGATATTAAAAATAATCCTAAACGCTACATTAACATCTCTGTGTTTGGGAAGTAG
- a CDS encoding peptidylprolyl isomerase, with protein sequence MAVLGEIRKRPWILIGFIAIALLAFLVNPDSLDKVFGKDPNILGKVNGEEITRDEYNEQLMLMRNQAESQGQPLVGLEEQAWQTLVQSKLIKQQFEKMGLELTEDFFWNQLQYDPMFSQNPQNFDAKGNFKLTEIKKEIEGLRESGRVQEYNQWLNIRKTIEYRMMARQLFANVTNGITVGKKEAELIMKNRDQVADIDFVKIDYNTFAQKNPVKVTSEDLANFIKKHPVAFKAEASRNLGVVLFPAKPSAIDDSLTLKELRKLYNGEGENFLNSPSDSMFVEINSEAPVKYGFVSEQEVPQEAQAFVKTATVGQVYGPYKSGGKYYVTKLAGKSEATLPKHILIAFAGTDVAKQDPSIKRTKEEAKKLADSIATQVKADPAKFTQFVSFSADKGSAQQGGMLQWVLPGKSGFVKPFADWVESNPKGAVGVVETQFGYHVMVNENKMPVYKIANLAKDIRASKETQNKVYAQANTFIQQIQGKSFNEFANLAKKSNYQFANPKMVGRFQGQIQGLGTDKDEEILAWAFNKDTDKGDTNIFTTSNGDYVVAYLNGKQEAGLADPESVREQIEPIVKNQLLAKKIIEKLNASKSLSLDEIAKQFGAVKESGQINMLTPSLGMAMEPKVAGAAFGVAPNKVSKPIEGNTGVYVVVKKKVSENKQPGDAKQFVQMLEQQNAQMFTQSLLKSLQDNADIKDYRIEVYNKTQEQ encoded by the coding sequence ATGGCAGTTTTAGGAGAAATTAGAAAAAGACCTTGGATATTGATAGGTTTTATTGCTATTGCACTACTAGCATTTTTGGTAAATCCAGATAGTTTAGATAAGGTTTTTGGTAAAGATCCTAACATTCTTGGTAAAGTAAATGGTGAGGAAATTACTAGGGACGAGTATAATGAGCAACTTATGCTGATGCGTAATCAAGCGGAAAGCCAAGGTCAACCTTTGGTAGGATTGGAGGAACAGGCTTGGCAAACTTTGGTACAGTCTAAGCTTATCAAACAACAGTTTGAAAAAATGGGATTAGAGCTTACTGAAGATTTCTTTTGGAATCAGTTGCAGTACGACCCAATGTTTTCACAAAACCCTCAAAATTTTGATGCTAAAGGGAACTTTAAGCTAACCGAAATTAAAAAGGAGATAGAAGGGCTTAGAGAAAGTGGTAGAGTACAGGAGTATAATCAATGGCTTAATATCAGAAAAACAATAGAGTACAGAATGATGGCTCGTCAGCTTTTTGCTAATGTAACTAATGGTATTACGGTAGGCAAAAAAGAAGCGGAGCTTATCATGAAAAATAGAGATCAGGTAGCGGATATAGATTTTGTGAAAATAGATTACAATACATTTGCACAAAAGAATCCTGTAAAAGTAACCTCTGAAGATTTGGCTAATTTTATCAAGAAGCACCCTGTTGCTTTTAAGGCAGAGGCAAGCAGAAATTTAGGGGTGGTTTTGTTTCCTGCCAAACCTAGTGCGATTGATGATAGTTTGACACTAAAAGAGTTAAGGAAACTTTATAATGGCGAGGGGGAAAACTTCTTAAACTCTCCTAGTGATTCTATGTTTGTAGAGATAAATTCAGAGGCTCCTGTTAAATATGGTTTTGTGTCAGAGCAAGAAGTGCCACAAGAAGCACAGGCTTTTGTGAAAACAGCTACTGTAGGTCAAGTTTACGGTCCATATAAATCAGGAGGTAAATACTATGTGACTAAATTAGCAGGTAAAAGTGAGGCAACTTTACCTAAGCATATTCTGATTGCTTTTGCAGGTACAGATGTAGCTAAGCAAGATCCTTCGATAAAAAGAACTAAAGAGGAAGCTAAAAAGTTAGCGGATAGCATCGCTACTCAAGTGAAGGCTGATCCTGCTAAATTTACTCAGTTTGTATCATTTTCAGCTGATAAAGGGTCTGCACAACAAGGGGGAATGTTACAATGGGTTCTTCCTGGTAAGAGTGGTTTTGTAAAGCCTTTTGCAGATTGGGTAGAGTCTAACCCTAAAGGTGCAGTAGGTGTTGTGGAGACTCAATTTGGATACCATGTTATGGTAAACGAAAATAAAATGCCTGTTTACAAAATTGCTAACTTAGCTAAAGATATAAGAGCTTCTAAAGAAACACAGAATAAAGTTTACGCACAAGCAAATACTTTTATACAGCAGATTCAAGGTAAATCGTTTAATGAGTTTGCTAATTTAGCTAAGAAAAGCAACTATCAGTTTGCTAATCCTAAAATGGTAGGTCGTTTTCAGGGGCAAATACAAGGTTTAGGAACAGATAAAGACGAAGAAATTTTAGCTTGGGCATTCAATAAAGATACAGATAAGGGAGATACAAACATTTTTACTACAAGTAATGGAGATTATGTTGTGGCTTATCTTAATGGAAAACAAGAAGCAGGTTTGGCTGACCCAGAGTCTGTAAGAGAGCAGATAGAACCAATAGTAAAAAATCAGTTATTGGCTAAGAAAATCATTGAAAAATTAAATGCTTCTAAGTCTTTGTCATTGGATGAAATAGCTAAACAATTTGGAGCGGTTAAAGAGAGTGGGCAGATAAATATGCTAACTCCTAGTTTAGGTATGGCAATGGAACCTAAGGTAGCGGGTGCGGCTTTTGGTGTAGCTCCTAATAAAGTTTCTAAACCAATAGAAGGTAATACAGGTGTCTATGTTGTGGTTAAGAAAAAGGTGTCGGAGAACAAACAGCCAGGAGATGCTAAGCAGTTTGTACAAATGTTAGAGCAACAGAATGCACAAATGTTTACACAAAGCTTACTGAAGAGTCTTCAGGATAATGCTGATATAAAAGATTATAGAATTGAAGTTTATAATAAAACTCAAGAGCAATAA
- a CDS encoding phosphomannose isomerase type II C-terminal cupin domain has protein sequence MEIGERPWGKYFVLADETNYKLKRVEVFSKQRLSYQYHNKRQEAWTIIQGTAKVTLDDVETIYKYGETVLIPLGSKHRIENIGDDILIFIEVQTGTYFGEDDIVRLQDDYARE, from the coding sequence ATGGAAATAGGAGAAAGACCTTGGGGAAAGTATTTTGTATTAGCAGACGAAACCAACTATAAACTAAAGCGTGTAGAAGTATTCTCTAAACAACGCCTCTCTTACCAATACCATAATAAAAGACAAGAAGCTTGGACCATTATACAAGGTACCGCTAAGGTAACTTTGGATGATGTAGAAACCATCTATAAATATGGCGAAACTGTACTCATACCCCTTGGCTCAAAACATCGTATTGAAAATATCGGCGATGATATCTTAATTTTCATAGAAGTGCAAACAGGGACTTACTTTGGCGAAGACGACATTGTAAGATTACAGGATGACTACGCAAGAGAATAG
- a CDS encoding glycosyl transferase family 90 yields the protein MKMIKKNKLLYYLESYARFLRPSLDFDDKITQLVTSLSDTTLEKIRQRVDYYNQLNQPKEITKQLQIKDLKHPKTPKVYYFDTYEYARFFDHHSFFDCIFGDVIHIPDTPSIVKSRPINPNNQNSILLNLDKVRHFVWVKKDIPFSEKKTLLIGRGAVVQNHRIDFYQKYFKHPLCNLGQTNQQGGNPEWIKPKITLKEHLKYKFILSLQGNDVATNLKWIMSSNSIAVMPKPTIESWFMEGTLVGGKHYIEVKPDYSDLEEQLNFYSENTDICLEILHNAHQHCQQFWNPDIEDLCSLWVLKKYFEYTHNY from the coding sequence ATGAAAATGATCAAAAAAAATAAACTTCTTTACTACCTTGAGAGCTACGCCCGATTTCTACGCCCGTCACTTGATTTTGACGACAAAATTACGCAGTTAGTTACATCGCTCTCTGACACAACATTAGAAAAAATTCGGCAGCGTGTAGATTACTATAATCAACTGAACCAACCAAAAGAAATAACCAAGCAACTACAAATCAAAGATTTAAAACACCCTAAAACTCCAAAGGTTTATTATTTTGATACTTATGAGTATGCTAGATTTTTTGACCACCACTCTTTCTTTGATTGTATTTTTGGTGATGTAATACATATTCCCGATACACCTAGTATTGTAAAAAGTAGACCTATAAATCCAAATAACCAAAATAGTATTTTGCTCAATTTGGATAAGGTACGTCATTTTGTCTGGGTAAAAAAAGATATTCCATTTTCGGAAAAGAAGACACTCCTAATAGGAAGAGGTGCGGTGGTGCAAAACCATCGGATAGATTTTTACCAAAAATATTTTAAACACCCGTTATGTAATTTGGGACAAACCAACCAACAGGGTGGAAATCCTGAATGGATAAAACCCAAAATCACCCTAAAAGAACATTTAAAATACAAATTCATTTTGAGTTTACAAGGCAATGATGTAGCTACCAATCTTAAATGGATTATGTCTTCCAATTCTATCGCTGTAATGCCTAAACCTACTATAGAATCTTGGTTTATGGAAGGAACTCTAGTTGGTGGAAAGCACTACATTGAAGTAAAACCCGACTATTCGGATTTGGAAGAACAACTTAATTTTTATAGTGAAAATACTGATATTTGCCTGGAAATCCTCCACAATGCCCATCAACATTGTCAGCAATTTTGGAATCCAGACATAGAAGACTTATGTAGCCTATGGGTACTAAAAAAATATTTTGAATACACACATAACTATTAG
- a CDS encoding glycosyltransferase — MRKIYFFCPSNTNPTGGVKQIYRQVDNLNRLGYLAVLLLKKRSSNKNKWYSTEKIAYNYDIFYKVLSKLGNKKKTLFDSLKRKIRRIKDTVVEKDGIIVMPEIYGSQIHKSLEGRKYVIFNQNCYYTFQHYNFRYSVDNPYLSKDCLGVIVASDDAYKYLRYVFPSINIQKITLGIDKTNFYYSENKAKKICYMPRKLKEDSEQVILILKAKSLIEGWELCALDNMSEEEVARNLREAVLFLSFNHREGFGLPPVEAMACGCYVIGYKGQAGREYFNTEFSEPVADGDIIQFVQSIERAIQDYDRCPSEILNKGKRASEYVLEKYSMENEFETTKKAWENLLVP, encoded by the coding sequence ATGAGGAAAATCTATTTTTTTTGTCCGTCAAATACAAATCCAACAGGAGGAGTGAAGCAGATTTACCGTCAGGTGGATAATTTAAATCGTTTAGGCTATTTGGCTGTATTATTATTAAAGAAGCGTAGTTCAAATAAAAATAAATGGTATTCTACTGAAAAAATAGCATATAACTACGATATTTTCTATAAAGTATTAAGTAAACTCGGAAATAAAAAGAAGACACTTTTTGATAGTCTGAAACGAAAAATAAGAAGAATAAAAGATACGGTTGTAGAAAAAGATGGCATAATTGTTATGCCTGAAATTTATGGAAGCCAAATACATAAGTCGTTGGAGGGAAGGAAGTATGTTATTTTTAATCAAAATTGTTATTATACATTTCAGCATTATAATTTTAGGTATAGTGTAGATAATCCTTATCTTAGCAAAGATTGTTTGGGGGTAATTGTAGCCTCAGATGATGCTTATAAATACTTGAGGTATGTTTTCCCTAGTATAAATATTCAGAAGATTACATTGGGAATAGATAAAACAAATTTTTATTATTCAGAAAATAAGGCAAAAAAAATTTGCTATATGCCACGTAAATTGAAAGAAGATTCAGAGCAAGTGATTTTAATCTTAAAAGCTAAGTCTTTGATAGAAGGGTGGGAACTGTGTGCTTTAGATAATATGAGTGAAGAAGAAGTCGCAAGAAATTTGAGAGAAGCGGTATTGTTTTTATCATTTAATCATAGAGAAGGTTTTGGTCTTCCACCCGTAGAAGCAATGGCGTGTGGATGTTATGTGATAGGTTACAAAGGGCAGGCAGGAAGAGAATATTTTAATACTGAATTTTCTGAGCCAGTAGCAGATGGTGATATTATTCAATTTGTACAGTCTATTGAAAGGGCTATTCAAGATTATGACAGGTGCCCGTCAGAGATTTTAAACAAAGGAAAGAGGGCTTCGGAGTATGTTTTGGAAAAATATAGTATGGAAAATGAGTTTGAAACCACTAAAAAAGCGTGGGAAAACTTATTAGTTCCTTGA
- a CDS encoding CgeB family protein, translated as MKKILFIAPDYYGFNEVVYDGLKKYSNAKVTHVVSAYTQRYKYKHIGERIQNLFMKTFLGRNLKDERQYGELKEVVRNSDFFDQIIINRPDVLSTDDLIRLKSKTNMLKAFFWDSIEKIPSQRDSIAYFDKCFSFDSLDCEKYGFEKNTNFFFAPTMPNQDIIYDVLFLGTQDGRIDKLVKILEHLNRIGYHSRALLYNHYSSEESEYSKSPFITITNKLIPFSQSYKISSQSRILLDLAQDNQAGLSFRPFEALGLQKKMITDNPNILNYDFYSPENICLIDPENIKISEDFFSKPYKPLDTAILGKYSLEHWIHNIIK; from the coding sequence ATGAAGAAAATTCTTTTTATCGCTCCAGATTATTATGGATTTAATGAAGTGGTGTATGATGGGCTGAAGAAATACAGTAATGCCAAAGTTACTCATGTTGTGAGTGCTTATACGCAACGATATAAGTATAAGCACATTGGTGAGCGTATTCAAAATCTATTTATGAAAACATTTTTAGGAAGAAATCTTAAAGATGAAAGGCAATATGGAGAATTAAAAGAAGTAGTTCGTAATTCAGATTTTTTTGATCAAATAATCATAAATCGTCCAGATGTTTTGTCTACAGATGATTTAATTCGGCTAAAATCTAAAACGAATATGTTGAAGGCTTTCTTCTGGGATAGTATAGAAAAAATTCCTAGTCAAAGAGATAGTATTGCTTATTTTGATAAATGTTTTAGTTTTGATTCTTTGGATTGCGAAAAGTATGGTTTTGAGAAGAATACTAATTTTTTCTTTGCTCCTACAATGCCTAATCAGGATATTATTTACGATGTGTTATTTTTAGGAACACAAGATGGTAGGATTGATAAGCTTGTGAAAATTTTGGAACATTTAAATCGTATAGGATACCATTCAAGGGCTCTTTTGTACAATCATTATTCCAGCGAAGAATCAGAATATTCCAAGAGTCCTTTTATTACAATCACTAATAAATTAATTCCCTTTTCTCAATCTTATAAAATTAGTAGTCAATCTCGTATTTTGCTGGATTTGGCACAGGATAACCAGGCGGGATTGTCTTTCAGGCCTTTTGAGGCTTTGGGGCTCCAGAAAAAAATGATTACAGATAATCCCAATATTTTAAATTATGATTTTTATTCTCCAGAGAATATTTGTTTGATTGATCCTGAAAATATTAAAATTTCGGAAGACTTTTTTAGCAAACCTTATAAGCCGTTAGATACGGCTATTTTGGGTAAATATTCATTGGAGCATTGGATTCATAACATAATTAAGTAA
- a CDS encoding DUF5672 family protein, whose translation MVTIIIPIYKEKPTALEVVSITQTFRVLDRYDIVFIYPKTLDISYYREKYPRAQFKCFAKCYFDGIYGYNQLMLSEDFYQSFKTKYILICQPDAFLFKNDLESWLLEDYDYVGAPWLRSSDHIPIPKKMWDFGLSFLKRIINYKGNGKWQKNKSLLYNQVGNGGLSLRKREKCIEVLKQLSEVVSIYLKPSNQSSFYAEDVFFSIEPQRNGLSFHKPNYKKACEFAIENKQEKAFVLNGGMLPFGCHRWDKELDFWKEHIEQQGYKLEQYE comes from the coding sequence ATGGTAACCATTATCATACCTATCTATAAAGAGAAACCTACAGCACTTGAAGTGGTTTCTATAACGCAAACTTTTAGAGTTTTAGATAGGTATGATATTGTTTTTATATATCCTAAAACACTTGATATATCCTACTATAGAGAAAAGTATCCAAGAGCACAATTTAAGTGTTTTGCAAAATGTTATTTTGATGGTATTTATGGGTACAATCAGTTGATGTTGAGTGAGGATTTTTATCAATCTTTTAAAACGAAATATATTCTTATTTGTCAGCCTGATGCTTTTTTGTTTAAAAATGATTTGGAAAGCTGGTTATTGGAGGACTATGATTATGTTGGAGCTCCATGGTTGAGGAGTTCAGACCATATACCTATTCCCAAAAAAATGTGGGATTTTGGATTGTCATTTCTAAAACGAATTATCAATTATAAAGGAAATGGTAAATGGCAAAAGAATAAATCGTTGTTGTACAATCAAGTAGGTAATGGAGGTCTTTCATTAAGGAAAAGAGAAAAGTGTATTGAGGTGCTTAAGCAGCTTTCGGAGGTTGTCTCTATTTATCTTAAACCGAGCAATCAATCTTCTTTTTATGCTGAAGATGTTTTTTTTAGCATTGAGCCTCAACGAAATGGACTTTCGTTCCACAAGCCAAACTATAAAAAAGCGTGTGAGTTTGCAATTGAAAATAAGCAAGAAAAAGCCTTTGTTTTGAATGGAGGCATGTTGCCTTTTGGATGCCATCGTTGGGATAAGGAACTAGACTTTTGGAAGGAGCATATAGAGCAGCAAGGGTATAAATTAGAACAATATGAGTAG
- the rocD gene encoding ornithine--oxo-acid transaminase — MSNNKNLKTAQYFIDLEDRHGAHNYHPLPVVLDRGEGVLVWDVEGKQYYDFLSAYSAVNQGHSHPKIVNALVEQAKVLSLTSRAFYNSKLGIYEEKITKLLGFDKVLPMNSGAEAVETAIKLARKWAYEVKGVQGNNAKIIVCENNFHGRTTTIVSFSNDPDAHSNYGPFTPGFIRIPYDDLDALQKVLEEEAENIAGFLVEPIQGEAGVYVPTEGFLKKAQELCKKHNVLFIADEVQTGIARTGKLIACHHEEVQPDILILGKALSGGMYPVSAVLANDNIMKVIHPGQHGSTFGGNPLACAVAIAALDVVQEEKLSERAERLGKIFRAEIEKIIAKTDLIYKVRGKGLLNAILINDSQDSPTAWNLCLDLAKNGLLAKPTHGNIIRLAPPLVITEEQLMECVAIIEKTVLEFKKA; from the coding sequence ATGTCAAATAACAAAAATTTGAAAACAGCTCAGTATTTTATAGATTTGGAGGATCGTCATGGTGCTCACAACTATCATCCGCTACCAGTGGTTTTGGATAGAGGAGAAGGTGTTTTGGTATGGGATGTAGAAGGAAAACAGTATTATGATTTCCTTTCTGCTTATTCGGCAGTTAATCAAGGGCATTCTCATCCTAAAATTGTAAATGCTTTGGTGGAACAAGCTAAGGTACTGTCATTAACCTCTCGTGCGTTCTATAATTCTAAACTAGGGATTTATGAAGAGAAGATAACTAAGCTTTTAGGTTTTGATAAAGTATTGCCTATGAACTCTGGTGCAGAAGCTGTAGAAACAGCTATAAAACTTGCGAGAAAATGGGCTTATGAAGTAAAAGGCGTTCAAGGTAATAATGCTAAAATTATTGTTTGTGAGAATAATTTCCACGGAAGAACTACAACAATAGTTTCTTTTTCTAACGACCCTGATGCACATAGTAATTATGGACCATTTACACCAGGGTTTATAAGAATACCTTATGATGATTTAGATGCTTTACAAAAAGTATTAGAAGAAGAGGCTGAAAATATAGCTGGATTTTTGGTAGAGCCTATACAGGGTGAAGCTGGGGTATATGTACCTACAGAAGGTTTCTTGAAGAAAGCACAAGAGCTTTGTAAAAAGCATAATGTATTGTTTATTGCAGACGAAGTGCAAACAGGTATTGCTAGAACGGGTAAGTTAATAGCGTGTCATCACGAAGAGGTACAGCCAGATATTTTAATCTTAGGTAAAGCATTGTCTGGGGGAATGTATCCAGTATCTGCTGTTTTAGCGAACGATAATATTATGAAGGTCATCCACCCAGGGCAGCATGGTTCTACTTTTGGAGGTAACCCTTTGGCATGTGCTGTAGCAATAGCAGCTTTGGATGTAGTTCAGGAGGAAAAATTATCTGAAAGAGCAGAAAGACTGGGGAAAATATTCCGAGCAGAAATAGAGAAAATTATAGCAAAAACAGATTTAATCTATAAAGTAAGAGGAAAAGGATTATTAAATGCTATTCTTATCAATGATAGCCAAGACAGTCCAACAGCATGGAATCTTTGTTTAGATTTAGCTAAAAATGGTCTTCTAGCGAAGCCTACACACGGTAATATTATCCGTTTAGCTCCACCTTTGGTAATTACAGAGGAGCAGCTAATGGAGTGTGTTGCTATTATAGAAAAAACGGTTTTGGAGTTTAAGAAAGCTTAA
- the accC gene encoding acetyl-CoA carboxylase biotin carboxylase subunit, protein MFKKILIANRGEIAMRILRTCREMGIKTVAVYSTADKDSLHVRFADEAVCIGPPTSKDSYLSIPNILAAAEITNADAIHPGYGFLSENANFSRICQKNNIKFIGASPEQIEKMGDKATAKATMKAAGIPCVPGSDGLIGSYEEAAKIAEKIGYPVMIKATAGGGGKGMRAVWKAEELRNHWDSAVQEAIAAFGNGGMYMEKLIEEPRHIEIQVAGDQYGKACHLSERDCSIQRRNQKLTEETPSPFMTDELREKMGEAAAKAAEYIGYEGVGTIEFLVDKHRNFYFMEMNTRIQVEHPITEQVIDYDLIREQILLAAGTPISGVNHYPKLHSIECRINAEDPYQDFRPSPGKITSLNIPGGHGIRVDTHVYSGYTIPSNYDSMIAKLITTAQTREEAIAKMKRALEEFYIEGVKTTVAFHRQLMDDPDFVAGNYTTKFMETFKMNKDYENM, encoded by the coding sequence ATGTTTAAAAAAATATTAATAGCCAATCGTGGAGAGATTGCAATGAGGATTCTCCGTACTTGTAGAGAGATGGGGATTAAAACCGTTGCAGTTTATTCTACGGCAGATAAAGATAGTCTGCATGTGAGATTTGCAGATGAAGCGGTTTGTATAGGACCTCCTACTAGTAAAGACTCCTACTTGAGTATACCTAATATACTTGCTGCAGCCGAGATTACCAATGCTGATGCTATCCACCCAGGATATGGGTTTTTGTCAGAAAACGCTAATTTTTCTAGAATTTGTCAGAAAAATAATATCAAGTTCATAGGGGCAAGCCCAGAGCAAATAGAAAAAATGGGTGACAAGGCTACTGCTAAAGCAACTATGAAGGCTGCAGGGATACCTTGTGTACCAGGTTCTGATGGTTTGATAGGCTCTTATGAAGAGGCTGCGAAAATTGCAGAAAAAATTGGTTATCCAGTAATGATAAAGGCAACAGCTGGAGGAGGTGGTAAAGGTATGCGTGCCGTTTGGAAAGCAGAAGAACTTAGAAACCACTGGGATTCTGCTGTGCAAGAGGCTATCGCTGCTTTCGGTAATGGAGGTATGTACATGGAAAAACTTATAGAAGAGCCTAGACATATTGAAATACAAGTGGCCGGAGACCAGTATGGTAAAGCTTGTCATCTTTCTGAAAGAGATTGTTCTATTCAAAGAAGAAATCAAAAATTAACAGAGGAAACACCATCTCCTTTTATGACCGATGAACTTCGTGAGAAAATGGGAGAAGCAGCTGCAAAGGCAGCGGAATATATTGGTTATGAGGGGGTGGGTACTATAGAGTTTTTGGTAGACAAACATAGGAACTTCTATTTTATGGAGATGAATACTCGTATCCAAGTAGAACATCCTATTACAGAGCAGGTTATTGATTATGACCTTATTAGAGAGCAAATTCTTCTAGCTGCGGGAACGCCTATATCTGGTGTAAATCATTATCCTAAACTACACTCAATAGAATGTAGGATTAACGCGGAAGATCCTTATCAAGACTTTAGACCATCTCCAGGAAAAATTACTAGTCTTAATATTCCAGGAGGACACGGGATAAGAGTAGATACTCATGTTTACTCGGGTTATACCATACCATCTAATTATGACTCTATGATAGCTAAACTCATTACTACGGCTCAAACTAGAGAAGAAGCTATTGCTAAAATGAAGAGAGCTTTAGAAGAGTTTTATATAGAGGGAGTTAAAACTACGGTAGCCTTCCATAGGCAGTTGATGGATGATCCAGACTTTGTAGCAGGCAATTATACTACCAAGTTTATGGAGACCTTTAAAATGAATAAAGATTACGAAAATATGTAA
- the accB gene encoding acetyl-CoA carboxylase biotin carboxyl carrier protein: MDLKDLQNLIKFVSKSEVAEVKYKTKDYEINIKNPGSNENITYVQQSLPQSPAVSPVASPVAPAAVSSSSASVAQEGKADDDSKYIAIKSPMIGTFYRKPSPDKDVFVNVGDSVSEGKVVCVIEAMKLFNQIESEVSGKIVKILVDDATPVEYDQPLFLVDPS; encoded by the coding sequence ATGGATTTAAAAGATTTACAAAACCTCATTAAGTTTGTTTCTAAGTCGGAAGTGGCTGAGGTTAAATACAAAACAAAGGATTACGAAATAAATATTAAAAATCCTGGCTCTAATGAGAATATAACTTATGTTCAGCAATCTTTACCACAATCTCCTGCAGTTTCGCCTGTGGCATCGCCAGTAGCTCCTGCGGCAGTATCTTCGTCATCTGCTTCTGTAGCTCAGGAGGGTAAAGCAGATGATGATAGTAAATATATCGCTATTAAATCACCAATGATAGGTACATTCTATAGAAAGCCATCGCCAGATAAAGATGTTTTTGTAAATGTAGGAGATTCTGTATCTGAAGGGAAGGTAGTTTGCGTTATAGAAGCTATGAAACTATTTAACCAAATAGAGAGTGAGGTAAGTGGTAAGATAGTTAAAATATTGGTAGATGACGCAACTCCTGTGGAGTATGATCAGCCACTATTCCTTGTTGATCCGTCTTAA
- the rpmF gene encoding 50S ribosomal protein L32: MAHPKRRQSSTRRDKRRTHYKAVVPQLAKDATTGELHLYHRAHWHEGKLYYRGKVVMEKNVETTEEN; this comes from the coding sequence ATGGCACATCCTAAGAGAAGACAGTCGTCAACCAGAAGAGATAAAAGAAGAACTCACTACAAAGCAGTAGTTCCTCAGTTAGCTAAAGATGCTACTACAGGAGAGTTACATCTTTATCATAGAGCTCACTGGCACGAAGGAAAACTTTACTACAGAGGAAAGGTAGTAATGGAGAAAAATGTAGAAACTACAGAAGAAAACTAG